The Vitis vinifera cultivar Pinot Noir 40024 chromosome 8, ASM3070453v1 genome segment AGAAGTTGTGACATGGTACCCCATAAGTCTATTTCATATGGCTTCAATAATTATACTtgtctttaaataattcaataCTTCCTGCATGAGGATAAAGAGAAGTTAAAAACACAGGCTCATTATGATAAAGAAGTTGTGATGTGATACACCAGAGATCTTATTTTATGGGGCCTCAATAATTACTTTGTCAATTTTTAAGCTCATATTTTATGTGTTAATGTATGGTTAAGTTGCTCGacccttgtacatttagaaGTATAAGTAGAAGAGTCTAGAGTTGGAGGCTTAGGTAAAGTATATTTGATGTTTGAATTTTAGGACAAAGTAGAAATAAATTTGCAACTTGAGTTATAGAAAAACCTCAGAGAAGAGCAAAGAATACTTAAAAGCAATTGAAAGTGATATGCGAGCTTTGAGTATAAAGTATAGGAAACTAGATGGGATGCTCGAACATTCAATGTGGGCACTCAAACACTAACATGAAAGATGTTCAAGAATGTtctattttggaaattttttgaaaactatgaataaaaaataaatcataaggctatatgaataaaatattaggttctaactaaatataaatgtataGCGAGTTGGTATTCTTGGGACTAAATAAACTTGCACTTTGTTTCATAATTGTTAGAtaattttcacaataaaaagctCCATTTACTAATGATTCAGCATAgactattaataattttttaagtatatcCCATGTTTCATGCAAAAGTATGCTAGAGATATTTCTAGATTCCGTTTGACTCGTATGAGTTTCAAGAATAGAGAACTCATGCTTCAcccatcattttctttattgtcATCCATCGACTAGTTACTTGGGCGTGCTACTTAATCATAAGTAGCATAGCTTCTTCTTATTAGTCTATCAACCTCTGCCACCTTTGCATAACTATACTAGACTAGAGAAGACGACTATTAATCATGAATTAGAGAGAAAAGAATATAAAAGGAACATACTTGATAAGGTATGCTATTGTTGGCACTCCTAGGCTCTATTACTTCACGTGGATAATCCGAAAGAAGAAATATAAGAtcatgtttgataactatttttagatataattttttattttttagagaaaaaacgGGAAAACAAGTTTgatgattgaaaaataaaaaatagtttatattttaaaaatatatattttaattgtttcacttcttttattattttaaaaaataattatataaatataaaaataaggtattgcatataaaaattatttttaaaatatttctaaattttaagcTAACTTTTGTTTCATAAAACATGAGagaatggttttcaaaaattgttttttaaaacacttcccAAATAGAGTATAATGGTTTTACTTACACAGTTACACTCACATATTAGCGGGTAGACTCCACGCTACAACATATTATCTGATGGGAAGGGCTTGTTCCAAAAAGTATGCCTCGGGTCATGGAATAGGTTGTGGCCAGGACTAAAAGGAAAGCCCATGACAATGCCTCCTTTCTATAacttcttttcctttatattattgtttaaaGAATCTTTGCAGGTGATTGTTTGACAACCCTTTTGTACTGGAACATATGAAGGAACCTTATAATGAAGATCCTCATATTTTTGAACCAACTATATATACATGCAGCAATGAAGAAGCTCAGTGAGTTTATTGAGATAGACAAGATACCTAACAAAACAAGCGATGAGGAAAATCAGCATGCCATACTCAAGACTCGGATAGAGATGGAGATGGACCCACACAGAGAGAAAAGCTTTTAGAAAGATCATCAGCAAAATAGAGAACAACATGGCTTGCTAAGAACAATCAAAGTGGAAGATTAAAATTATAACCAATGGAGTGTCATTAGCATTTTAAATGATATCTCCATTGAAATGATTGTTGGTTCCCACTAATTGAGATCCAAATTTTGAGTTAAGAGATGAGTCAAAGATCGTATCTTATTAGACATATAATCTGTCAATTTGAAGTGGAGGAACTTTAAAATAATCCAAGCAAAAGTTGAAAGTTGCAATAAAAGGAGTATGATCATGGGATGGGATGACAGGATGAGATATCACATCCATAGTCCATGAGCATGAGAGAGGTGGATGCTAGGCTAGAAACACAAATGAGTGTTGTTGTGTTGGTAGGTGTTTCGGGTGAATAATTGAGGCTCCTTTTAGATACTAGTTATTGTTTTTGTCTGCCCAGTGAGGAATGAGGTGGGGTCCTACCAAAGTGCCTTCATCAAGCTTTTGAAATGCAGGTGCAATTCCAAAAcacattaaagaaaatgaaagggaGAATTGCATGTTGTTGGAGACAATCAAAAGCACAGTATGACCGGGAGTTCTTTCATATGGCCTAATGTACATGTTGAACCCACGACATGTAACAGCTAACCAAGATACTTGTATGATGTCCAAATGCAACTCCAAAAACGTATTCGTTACTCCTCTGCCACGAGTTAGGCAGTGTGTGACATTTGTATAGTGGAAGAGGATGTATAGGAATCTTACAGTAAGTTTATATATGGATTATACATACTGTAGTGGTCCTTCGCCAGCAGAATCACCACTAAAACAACTTCTGAAAGGCCATGTTATCATAGAAATGTCTGAATCAACACTGCAAAGTTCCTTTGGTTGTGAGACTTATGCACCAGTACTGTCATCAAATTGGGATTCAATGACCTATCTGATCTGATGTCCAATGGGTTTGCAAGTTCAAGAACACTATCACAGTAAATTTAACCAAAGATAGTGATGCGCATTAGTCTGGTAGGCTTACTATATGAGTGTCATAGGCATTCACAATTGCAGTGTTTCAAGCACAGTAGGCAGTGCATGTTTCTTGGCTTGGTTCAAAATCTGGGTCAATTTAGCTGGTTTAACTTAGCCTCCCAGTGGCTTGGTTAACTTAGCAAAGAGGAAAGATAAAACCCAGATGGGAAAGCAACACCAGCGGCCAGCCCAGCTACTGTGGATTAGACCAAGTAAAAGTAAATGACAACCGATTAAACTACCTTACTATGGGGGTGAATCAAGTTCTGATATTGCCACAGGGTTAGCTTAGTTCATGCTTTCCTAAATCCTACCAGGCCCACTAAGCTTGACATCATACCATCAGAATAGAAGAATGGCAAAGTGGTTTCTATGGGGGGAGACAACATCTTCAAGCAGACTACCACAATAACAAGCCAGCATATCTTTTCCTCTGGCACAACAAAAACAAGTATCAAGAACCACCCCTCCCTTCCTTCGCACATCCAAACCCACACCTCCCATGCTGGCTGAATCCCTTACCAAAGGCTTACAATGGCTCCATCTTCTTCTAGATATTAGACACTAGTCTTACAATGTTTCTTTGTGTgcttcaaagagaaaaaaagtctCTAGGAGACAACAGATAaatgcaaaatttaaaattcaattaaaaaagaaaaaagaagagagagaaaccgGTACAAGAAGTTAGCAGGGAAATGATGCTAGTTACCAAGTCAACTTTGAAAATCCGAGGGTCTAAACTTCAAATACCTCTTCTAGAAATGAGCAATAAACCAACATAAGAACTCCTGATGTCACTGAATTGAGTATTGTTCAGTTATCAAACATGGTAAACACTTATTAAGCATTCCTCTAAATGAGGCATCTTGTATAGACAATGGCAATAGTCCACAACAAGGAGCTGGACTAAGCAGACTATTTGGAATAAGGGACTGGTGATGATCCAATCCTGGGTTCCTAAAATATAACTTAGCAAAAACACCCAACATAATTCAAATACGGTTTAAAGTTCCAGTCCCTGTCTGCCAGTAAAATCATCAAAAATAACCAAGGCCACCCACTGACCAAAAACCGTAGGAATAATCCTCAAGTGTGTATCACACCTATGATaaccatgatttttttattactatttttatattttttaaatataaaggaaaggtagaaacaattaaaatgaaaatgagaaaggaAGTCTGAggttatttttatgttttttaagtaTCAAAGAGaggtgaaaacaattgaaatgaaaataagaaagaaaatctaaGGTTGAATAGATGATTCATGGAAAACAAAGAGACCACTGAAACTAAATTTAGGTCTGAGTCGTGTGACTGACCAAAATCTTCTGGTATCATGAAGATGAATGGAGATTTATTGAACGATGAATTGGTGTGTACAAGTAATCCTAAGAAGAGTTTACATAGATGTCTTGGAATGTAAACATAGtaactaaaatattttcaagtctAATTAAATAATATGGGGATTATGGTAAGATAGGTAGGTGATAATTTGGCATAGCATACACATTAAAACCAAGTGCCAAATAATAATCTCCTATGAACATCATAGGACTAACACATAAACAAAGTATATGCTAATAAGCTAAGAGATTAGTAAATTCAatgttgttttattaaagaatcttaaaaaaaaaaaaaaaaaaaaaaaaacagaaacaaaatttaataggTCCTTAAGCTAACAagaacaaatatattaaaaaaaatggtacatCAAGTTATCTATAGAAACAAATCTATAGGACCAGAAATGCAAGTACCATTACAAATGCTGAAGCCACCAGTGAGGGCTGccaaagagaagaagaagaagattctATCTGAACGATGAAATTGCAGCTCCcttgggagatattttgtgtggTCACCTTAGCCAGACCTTGAAAGTAACAGCTCAAGTCGTCCTGGTTTTTCACCTGGAAGTACATATTAAATGCATATGAAGCATTTCCTTGAGCATCCAAGCCGTTACAAGAAGACCCATATCCAAGTGCTGTGCAATCTGAGAATGTGCAAGCATAATTAATGTTATCTCCAAGTTTGCTTAGATCACCAGCATTTGGATTGAACATACACCATTTCTGAGGAAGATATGTAACATCCTTTGCAGCCACAAGAAGCTTATTTTGACCCTGACCTGAAAGATCTAATGCATATTTGGGCTGCCCATCATACTTAAAGATACCCCAATGGCGCTCAAAATTCCCAGGAGCAATGCTCTTGGCATCCTCATCAATAAGTCCAAACAAGTAAACTTCAATATAACCTGGCCGAAGTGGGGTACCTATATTCCCTGCAAGTCTTGGTAACAGCCCATTATAAAATCTATAAGCATTATTTGAATTGGCATTCTTATCCCCATCTGTGGGCCAGCCCACCTCCCCTACCAAAATGGTCATGTCCCCTAAACCCACCGCTTTCAGAGCTGAAACCAAGGTATCAAAGTTGGCATCAAAAACATTGGTATATGAAATGCCATTATCGACAATGGGATTGCTTACTCCATCAAAGAATGCATAGTCAAAAGGGAAGTTGTCGTTCCCATATAGACTAAGGAAAGGGTAAATATTTACAGTGAAAGGTGCATTGTTCTTGTTCAAGAACTGAACAATCTGGGTCATGAGTTCACTGATATCAGTTCTGAACCTTCCAGCAGACGGTACGGGATTACTTTCTGGAGAGTTATAAACATCTGCATTTAAGGGCACAGTGGCTTTTATGGAGTCTCCAACCCCAGCTTCATTGAGGGCATTTTGGATGTTCTGCAGTGCAGGGAGAGTGATATTCAAGAATGACCCATTGTAGGATGAGAGGAAAGGCTCATTCCCAACTCCAACATATCTGTGCAAAGACAAAAATTATATCAAGGACGCTAATAAGGACAGCTTAATTAAGAGTTACCATTCCcactaaatttaaattttcaaaataaaaaaactcagtTACATCTATGGACATAGAATGCTCAACATATCTTTTTCAACTAATTTGCTAGAAAATAAGCCAAAAAGGGTACATATTCGTAGTGGGTGTGTTTATCAGCAATTGAGACAGATATGTTAGAaatcttcttccatttcaataGTCTCAAGTTACATCATTACCAAGAAAGGTTTATCTTAATTGTCAAGGATGCCCAAATTAAATTCTTAGACCAAGTTTTCTGTAATTGCACTAAGAAGAAGAATCAGATTCTTCAACTAAAGTagaattagaaaagaaatttaacaaataaaatatttcccTTTAATAAATCTGTCACTTCAACAAAGTAAATAGATTTTACGCCATCTTCTGACAAAATCTGtgatataaaaaagttaaaaaaacatattggaGGTTTTTATAAACAGTCACGTGAAAGAAAGAAACACTCATCGTTCAAACTTCATAAAAAGAAATGTATAGACGTTCTATATATGCTTTTCCTTCTAACCATTATACTTGGCATGGATTAGGCGTGTTAAAGAGAGGGAAAACTGCTATTTGTGATATTTTGAACAACTTTTAGATTTAATTCAGATCAAACTTGGTGTTCACAATAATGTCTTGTCCCATTTGATGTTACATAACAACCAAGTGTCACAGCCAAAACTACCTCATAACATCACTTTATCCTCTTGTCAACACCAGCAACCCCACCCTAAAGAATCTATTGCTCTGCTgtatatataagaaaagaaatgaaaactgGAATCCAATAATGAAATTGAAGTTTGTAGTTGCAACGGTTGTTGTTAGATTCAAAACTTTCTTTCATCCTCCAACAACTTCTCAGCAATCAATGAGAGCATAAGCACCAAAAACAGATCAAAAGGAAAAGCATGTGATGTATTCTGCtgaccaaataaaaaatgaaaacttggaCCTAAAAAAGTGGGGGAATATAAAATTAGGTACCcaataaatttctttaaatacTTTACAACGAAAAATTTCAAAGACGAGGCCATAAATGAACATCTAATGAAATCGGCAGGGAAGTAATCAACCAATAAATTAATCCCAACTGCTTCCTCCCAAAGAATACAAAATGTAAGATTTAAATTAACAAGGCTGAAAATAAGCGAGTGGCATCTATATGGGTATTGAGGATGAGAGTAGGAGGAGTGATAATTAATCAATTCATAACATCAATGAAACAAAGAAACAGGGAAGATAACAACAGTTTCAAAGGCAAAGGCAATCGAATTGGGAATGCATATCACAGAGATAATAAAAAggagagaagagaaaaagatACTTGATTGTAACTCCTCCATTGAAATTGTAACGAGTGACGTTTCTGCGAACCCACGCCTTGGCTCGATCATAATCGTTCATGACAGCAAGCTGATCATTTGGAATAGCAACCATGACTTCAATGCCAGAGCCAGCGAGGGCACTCATAGTGACTGAATCCGCATCAAACAGCTTCACCTTCTGAATTCCATTGTCTTTCAACATCTGAACCACAACTTTAGGGGGCAACTTATGACTGGCCATGGTACCCCAGTTGACCCCAAGGCCTTCAACGCTAGCACAACCGAACAGCCCCACAAGCAAAACCCATGAGAAAAACCACAGCCTCCTTACCATTTTATCAGTTTTCCAGCAAAACAGAAACGGGAAGGAGGGGAGATCTCTGTAAGGCAACGGGTCTTCTGCAGGTGGGTCGGCTGGAGAACCGAAAACCCAGTGATTTTATCCCGTGAAAACTGAGATCGTCACGGGCAGCTTAGCAGCAGAGTGGTGGAAACTGGCGAACCAAAAGAAAATACCAATAAATCTCAAACCCAAAACATCCAAATATATAAACTATAACGCCAAAAGATCGTACCCACCAGTCGAAACCGATCAAACGTTATTCAGAGAGGGAGAGACCGGAAAATACGTGGGAAAAGCCAGCTCTTCCCACGAACCCAATGTAAGAGAGGAAGAGAAAATCAATCTATGAAAAAGAAGTAGAAATAGGGTAGGGATGATgagtgatttcaaaaaaatttgaacaaaaaaagCGATGAACACGAAGAAAATAGAAGGTGAGAGGAATCAAATCAACAAATGGAACAACAAGCAATGATTAAGACAGAGCAGCAGAGGCTTCAGACTTCAGCGGGGAGAGGGGTTTTTCCTCGTGCTAAACCTCAATTGGGAATTGGGAACACAATCCCAACGGCTATAATTCGATTCAGGAAACCAAAACACGTATCTATGCGTGGGCAGATCAGGactcctttccttttttctcctccacctttttttttggcctttttgcCAAAAGCTCACCTACATATACAATaatacaaatgaaaagaaattcgAAATCCCCAGaagagagaaggagagagagCGCTTTGAAAAGTTgcctttctcttctcttcccttgAGTAGAAGAAAATGACAACTCAATTCcccattatcattattatcattatcatcaccctacctccctctctctctctctttccctcaacccttatttttttcccttaattttcTGATTTATTGTATTTAAATCAAGAAATGGGAGCTGAGGTGGGCCACTCCGCCCACTTCACCCACATTCTGACAGAGCCTCCCACGTTGCAAACCCAAATGTAGCCAACGTTAACCGATAAGGTGGGTATTGTGATTTTTTGAacttggatttttttaattaataatttcagCCTAAGATTAATCCTGTTTCCCACATGACTCCACCCGGGAGTGTCTCACTTTTGAGGAGGTCGGTCGCCGACAGCATGACATGGCGTCCGGGATGGGCCTCTTTTCAGATTCCGGGATTTGGGAAATAAATGGAAATCATCTCCCTTTTCCCATTCCCAAGTTAATACCAGCttagttacatttttttttttcgaatgAGAAATCTGGCAAGAAAGACAAGTATAAAGATGGCATCTGATCCCATCCACTGATTTTTCGACCAAACGCGGGATTCCAAGGGGCCTTGTGTAAAAAGCGAACAGCCTTTGTCAAAGCATAAGAATAAATGGTAGTACCATCTAATAAAGAGATGAAATTAATGAGAACAGAGAGGCGttcattatttgaattttatagaaaataacttttaaagaaattaaaaatattataaaataaaaataattgaatttaaaggTAATCTACTTTTATCATAAATGtcttttaatatattgattatttacattagtgttttaaaagaaaatattatttttatgagaaaaaaataaaaatatttctgtctaaaataaatatttttttaaaataaaaaatggaaggtttagatttataaaatggGTTTCTATTCTTAAAAGAGCAATTTGAAGAAGCGGTTTCTagtttgaattaaaatcataatttttaaatatatcaaaattttgtttaaaaaaaataaaaaataaagtacaatatggaaaaataataataataataacaattttaaaaatacgtTCGGGATGTATGGTTTAATTGCCCAACGCGCCCTTGTGGCCCCACAGAACTCAAATTCCTGTTCCTCTGACTGCTAGCACTGCCGCCAATACGGAAAACGCATCCTAACCGCTATCCCTTCCACACTCCCCATGTCTTTTTATCTTTGTATTGGAGTTTAGGTATTAGATGCTCCCCGCACACCATTCAATTCCCATTACGAGATAATCTATTAAGTTGATGACCTATGTGTTAAAGAAATTTTGCGAAAGGTTAATGAACAAGGCGATGACTTGGTTGAACCTTACCGGACACCCATATCATATTCAATTTCAGTCTATCAGTTGTGCACGCATGCATTTTCACGTCAATTGAAAAGGCCATTCTCGTTATTATATTAATTGCGCTTACCAATCTCAATCCAAATTAACAAATCATACAATATCTTTTGTCCTTCTGGATCGAGATTAAGGTTCTGAAATAACATGTTCGACGTGTTTGGCCATTGAGCCCAACATCTTATCCAACAATTCTATTATATCCTCTCAGGATCGCTCCACACAATTTCAAAAGATTAGCATCTGAGACGACATCCATCTTAAGTTCCAAATAAATTAgtcttttttttctcatacttttggtgaaactaaaaaaacaagaactGAAATCTGACACAGTTATCGCAGgcttttttaaatgttttaccATGGAATACGAAGAGTCCCAGGATAGAATCGTAGCAGAGGGGCGGGCATTCGGGGTTATGCGATAAGGCCGGTCTTGGGGGTCCACCCTAATCCTCACAACTGGCTTTTCTGATAACAAGCATTTTTGAAAAGTACCGCCCCTATATATGACTTTCCAGTTATGTTTATATTAGCTGTTTTCGGCCTCCAACACCCACGTTTCTATAAGAGAGAACAGATTCCTGATCAGGTACCAAAAAGATGAGATGGCGAAGGATACGCATTTATATCTGTCATTGAAAACATAATATCCCTTTGGATTCAGAGGTTTAAACGATTGGGCATGGTAACATGAAGTCTAATGACCCATACCCAGGTGAAAGATCAGAGGATGATCAATAAAAGGTTCTTAGTTGCCAACACTTTCTAAGCAACTGTCCGACCCAAGTTCAGGCAATTACCTGCAAGCACATGGGTATAaagcatggaaaaaaaaagtactttagtatcatttatttttaattcaaaaattccATCAGCACACGATACTCATTCTGGGTGAggaataacaataaaaaaaataaaaaaggaaatagagaAACACAACATATCTTATCACTCCAAAAATAAGGCCTAAATAACAATGGTTAAAATATCATTCACCTTTATAAGGTTTTGGCAAAATACACGCAACTCTCGTTGGTTTGAAATGTCATCCATATCTTTTTTATGTATCATTTTCACTCGATCTTCTCACACAAAATAACaaaggtatttgatgaaatttcaaacctgTGAAGGgtaaatgtatttaatcaaaACCTCAACGAGGTAAATCAAATCAACCCAAATGATAACACGAGAGATTTAATGGATAAAGAATACAGAACAGAGTGTAGACCAACTAGCCTTGTTACTAATGGACAACTAAACCATTTTCTAGTAAAAGAATTGCAAATGAGTAATACTAGTGATGGATTCAGGCCACTTCTAGAACATTGTCCATGAGAACACACTTCTTGTTGCCAATAGCCGACCAACATGAGAATCCTGAAAATGGGTTTAATACTGAGAATTCCAGTATTGGGCTAAAATCTGAATAACTAGGATGATTGCTATCAACTCTGACAATGCAAACAAAATTCGACTGATTTTTGAGGGTACCATGCACAACCTTAGTGGAGATACAAGGGCATGGTTATGTATGTAGGATTCCCATCAAAGTCTTTTAAATGAGGGACTGCTTTTGATAGCCACACATAAAACagctactactactactactaccaTTCCGTCAATAAGCATGAATGAGGTCAAATCACAATTTAAATGGCAGTACTAGTATTCCAAGTAACAGAAACTTGCTGACATAAAATCTAGCATAGTGGGCATGGTACAAACCAAGTGTCAACAATGATCATCGATGTAGAATCTTTTGTTCATCTTCTATACAATAAGTTCATCTTCGAGATAGTTATATTCAAAAGTGAATTCAGTCTTGATCCTCTGGCACCTGGTATCACCATTTAATAAAAAGATTAATCATGAGAACAAAATATACAAAGAAAGAAACAGCATTGTGCTCTTCATTTAAGGATGAACTTCCAAAAAAGTCATCATAAGATTGAGATTTAAGATAATCAAACATCATGTTCTCTGAGGGCCAGTGCATGCCcccaaaaaacaataaatactTTTATCTCATTTCAAATACAGAATCTGGAGTGATGAGACACCATTCAACTTCAAAGCCTATAGTTTAGATTCTTCAAAGGTTGGTTAAATAAGTAAACACTCTCATGGCTGATTTACTAACTAGGGTCGCCAATTCACTAGCCTTTTTCCCTTTATCTGATCAACTAACTCAGGAAGTTAAAAATTTTGTAGTTTCTAATAATACAAAtccttaatattttattttgataaaaaagatCCCTCAATTATCATTTTAGCTCAGCAAGATTCCACAATGATAAAAGCATGGCATTTAACCACTAAaggcttttttcttttcataaccaaggaaccttccatggccaagcccttCGGACTCTCCATGGGTATCCAAACCTCAAGGTGAGATTTGCACCTACCACAACCAACACCAGGTAATCTAGGGTATTCAACCAGCAGCAGGAATTAAACTCAAGACCGTGCATCTCAACTACACTTCTCAACATTCACCCTAACTAATTGGGCACCCTTACAAGCTTGTAACCACTAAAGTTATGGCTTGATTATTGGAAACATTTCAA includes the following:
- the LOC100252192 gene encoding glucan endo-1,3-beta-glucosidase 8, whose amino-acid sequence is MVRRLWFFSWVLLVGLFGCASVEGLGVNWGTMASHKLPPKVVVQMLKDNGIQKVKLFDADSVTMSALAGSGIEVMVAIPNDQLAVMNDYDRAKAWVRRNVTRYNFNGGVTIKYVGVGNEPFLSSYNGSFLNITLPALQNIQNALNEAGVGDSIKATVPLNADVYNSPESNPVPSAGRFRTDISELMTQIVQFLNKNNAPFTVNIYPFLSLYGNDNFPFDYAFFDGVSNPIVDNGISYTNVFDANFDTLVSALKAVGLGDMTILVGEVGWPTDGDKNANSNNAYRFYNGLLPRLAGNIGTPLRPGYIEVYLFGLIDEDAKSIAPGNFERHWGIFKYDGQPKYALDLSGQGQNKLLVAAKDVTYLPQKWCMFNPNAGDLSKLGDNINYACTFSDCTALGYGSSCNGLDAQGNASYAFNMYFQVKNQDDLSCYFQGLAKVTTQNISQGSCNFIVQIESSSSSLWQPSLVASAFVMVLAFLVL